The proteins below are encoded in one region of Leucoraja erinacea ecotype New England chromosome 26, Leri_hhj_1, whole genome shotgun sequence:
- the LOC129709877 gene encoding syndecan-3-like, with translation MSKLPLLLLWALLAGLGDIVSMYRTSRQTQDLATLTDMEGSGSDDEDEGLYSGSGGSGYFDYDTELRFTTGLSQAVTTTPSASAFSSIQPFAFTFRSSTLAGGSGARAPPPTSATLTTQRAVTSAPAPATMPATTATIATTATIATTATIATTATIAATATARRPTAHRPTRVSTAAATTSTATTAAIVPDTRGGGYTVAVVPLATTVVAVTTKQSAVTRPGPVARPVSTPDTRAHRPTLETFTAGTSKTILSIPLITEKASTGDRAVGVTINNEVEAPAAGLPSGDFELTEEGEVENTDANNEVFGAVTQSNVRDTGKIGLPDVIDNAIDSGSSSSAAQLPQKNILERKEVLVAVIVGRVVGALFAAFLVMLLIYRMKKKDEGSYTLEEPKQASIAYQKPDKQEEFYA, from the exons ATGTATCGCACATCCAGGCAAACCCAGGACCTGGCAACACTAACAGACATGGAAGGGTCAGGGTCGGATGATGAAGATGAAGGATTGTACTCTGGTTCTGGCGGTTCAGGAT ACTTTGATTACGACACGGAGCTGCGATTTACCACCGGTCTGTCCCAGGCGGTGACAAccacaccatccgcttctgcctTCAGCTCCATCCAGCCCTTTGCCTTCACTTTCAGGAGCTCCACCCTGGCAGGTGGCAGTGGTGCCCGGGCACCTCCACCCACCTCCGCCACCCTCACCACCCAGAGGGCGGTGACGTCCGCTCCCGCCCCCGCTACCATGCCGGCCACCACCGCCACAATCGCCACCACCGCCACAATCGCCACCACCGCCACAATCGCCACCACCGCCACAATCGCCGCCACCGCCACCGCCCGCCGGCCCACCGCCCACCGACCCACCAGGGTCAGCACCGCAGCAGCCACCACCTCCACGGCCACCACCGCCGCCATCGTTCCGGACACCCGCGGCGGCGGCTACACCGTGGCCGTCGTGCCTCTCGCCACCACCGTCGTGGCGGTCACCACCAAGCAGAGCGCCGTCACCAGGCCGGGACCCGTGGCCCGGCCCGTCTCCACACCGGACACACGGGCACATCGGCCAACGCTGGAGACGTTCACGGCAGGCACCAGCAAAACCATCCTGTCCATTCCTCTCATCACAGAG AAAGCGAGCACCGGCGATCGGGCGGTCGGCGTGACCATCAACAACGAGGTGGAGGCTCCCGCAGCCGGGTTGCCGAGCGGAGACTTTGAGCTGACGGAGGAAGGCGAGGTGGAGAACACAGACGCGAACAACGAAGTGTTTGGTGCCGTCACACAATCAAACGTCCGGGACACTGGGAAGATCGGTCTGCCCGACGTTATAGACAATGCAATAGACTCTGGCAGCTCCTCATCAGCCGCTCAACTCCCCCAGAAGAACATATTGGAGAGGAAAGAGGTGTTAGTAG CGGTCATCGTCGGGAGAGTGGTCGGAGCCCTGTTCGCTGCCTTCCTGGTCATGCTGCTGATCTACCGGATGAAGAAAAAGGACGAAGGCAGCTACACGTTGGAAGAGCCAAAGCAGGCGAGCATAGCTTACCAAAAACCTGACAAGCAGGAGGAGTTCTACGCGTAG